CGGTCGTCGTCGAAAAGGTATTTGCGATACCCGGGCTCGGGAACATCTTTATTCAATCGGTCTTTAACCGCGATGAACCCTTGACGCTCGGTATAGTTGCTTTTATCTCGATCCTGATCATGCTCTTTAATCTGATCGTCGACATCTCGTATGGGTTTCTCGATCCGCGTATTCGTTACGAATGATCTGATATGACGGAAAACGTTGAGCTAGCAGCCGGCACTTCGCTCTGGAAAGACGCGTGGAAAAGGCTGGTCAAAAACAAACTTGCCGTGGTAGGGATGGCGGTGCTGGGCTTAATGGTCGTTGCCGTCGTGATCGGCCCGGCGATCATCAAGGCCCTGACCGGTCTCGAATACGACACGATGCCTGCCGAGGGCGAACTGCTTCGGTCGTTTCCGCCATCGCTCCGGCATCCGATGGGAACCGACGATTCGGGCCGCGACCTCTTCGCGCGAGTGCTGCAGGGCGGACGCATCTCGCTGATGGTCGGCATCATCTCGACGATCGTCTCGCTCGTTGTCGGCGTGTCGTACGGTGCGATCGCGGGTTACCTCGGCGGCCGGATCGACAATGTGATGATGCGGATCGTCGATATCATCTATGCGATCCCTTACATCCTGATCGTCATCGTGCTCCTTTCGGTTTTCGGCGGGCCGAACACGCCGGGCTGGATACAAAAGATCTCGACCGTATTCGGCGGTGCCGGAAATCAGGGCCTGAATCAGATATTTCTACTCTTTTTCGCTCTCGGGCTTGTCTCCTGGCTGACGATGGCGCGCGTCGTCCGCGGACAAATATTAAGTCTCAAGAACGAGGAATTCGTTCTTGCGGCAAAGGCCTCGGGCGTCTCGACTTTTGGGATCATCTTCCGACATCTTGTTCCGAACGCCCTCGGCCCCGTCATCGTTTATGCGACGCTGACCGTTCCGAGTGTCATGTTGAGCGAAGCCTTTCTATCTTTTCTGGGTATCGGCGTTCAGCCGCCTTATGCTTCATGGGGCAGCCTTGCAGCTGAGGGGATCAAGAATCTCGCGATATTTCCGTGGCAACTGATATTTCCCGGCGTGACGATGGCGTTGACCCTATTCTCGCTCAATTTTGTGGGCGACGGGCTGCGCGATGCGCTCGACCCGCAGACGAGGAAGTTCTAATGAGCAATATGACGCGAACCGGCGCTATCCGAATGTGGTTAACGGTCATCCTGACTGCGATGCTGATGGGCGGCATTGCCGTGACGGCCGCGGATGATGTGATCATCGAGGGCGACGGCATTGCCGGAATTTCGGTCGGCATATCGACTGAAGAAGACGTCATAACTCGGTTCGGCAAACCGCCAAAGACCGAATCGCACAAAACGTATTCGACCGAGTTGATCTACCCAAAGCTCGGTATGAGTTTTTACTATTGCCAAGCCGACCCGCGAAAAGAGATCTTCGTGATCGAGCTGAAAAAGCCGTTCAACGGGGCGACGACAAAGGGTATTCGGATCGGTGAAAGTACGTGGTCCGATGTGCTGCGGGAATACCGAAACGTGGAGAACGACGATCCGAAAGCAGACGACATCGATAACGAGCCGACCAACGATCCCGAAGATGGTAATGACATCGAACTTGAAGGGATAGGATTCAGGTTCAAGAACACCGTTCGAAACATGCCGGATGGCTCTCGATCGGCGGCATACGTTGTCAGCGAGATCGACATTATCGAGCGAGACGGCCTGCGGCAATGCGATTCTAAGTTCGGCACGAGAACAAATGACCAATAACGGCGCAATTCTCTCCGTCAATGATCTGAAGACCTATTTCCACACCGACGACGGCGTGGTCAAAGCGGTTGACGGTATTTCTTTCGAGCTGAGCAAGGGCGAAACGCTCGGCATTGTCGGTGAATCGGGCTCCGGGAAATCGGTGACGAATCTATCGGTGATGCGGCTCATTCCCGAACCCCCGGGCGAGATCGCGGGCGGCAGCGTCATTTTCGACGGCATCGACGTGCTCGGGCAGCCGATAGACGAGGTACGAAAGATCAGAGGGCGGCGGATCGCTATGATCTTTCAGGATCCGATGACGTCGCTTAACCCGTTCCTCAAGATCTCCACGCAATTGATGGAGGTGACGCAGCTTCACCTTGGCCATTCAAAACAGCAGGCCAGGGAGCATGCCGTCAAAATGCTGAAGACCGTCGGGCTATCGGATGCCGAGGAACGGATGGAGAGCTATCCTCACGAATTTTCGGGCGGCATGCGCCAGCGTGTGATGATAGCGATGGCATTGAGCTGCGATCCGGAATTGCTGATCGCCGACGAGCCGACGACCGCTCTCGATGTAACGATCCAGGCCCAGATACTCGAGCTTATCAAGGACCTCAAGGCCCGAATGGGCACGAGCGTCATCCTCATCTCGCACGACCTCGGTGTCGTCGCGGGAATGACGGACAAGATAATCGTCATGTACGCAGGAAAGGTCTTTGAGCAGGCTCCGACCCGCGAGCTTCTTGCCGCTCCGGCCAATCCGTATACGAAGGGCTTGCTACGGAGCGTGCCCGACCCGGCACACGAGCAGGGCAAGGAACTCTACCAGATCCCCGGCCTGCCGCCGGACGTCGCGCATCTGCCGCCGGGCTGCCCGTTCGCCGAACGCTGCGATCGGGCCGAGGACATTTGCCGCAATGAGTTTCCGCCCTTCGTTGAGTTGAATGCGGGTCACCATTCATTATGCCATTTCGCGCAGGACGTTTACCGCGAGTCGCTTGGTGAAAAAGAAGCATCGCGAAATGGCCGGGAGCAAAAGGTATGAAGAACAGGGAACAGTTTATCATCGCGGCATTGATCCTGGGCGTCATGGTCATGGGATGCTCGATGCTCAAGCAGGACGGGCCTGCGGCCCCGAACTCAAACACCGCTTCGGCAAACACAACGACGGCCAACACCGCCGTGACCGATGGACCAACGTCACTATTCACGCCCGGTTCGAACGCAAAAGACGATCTCGAAAAGATCGCCGACCGTTTTATGGCATTGAGTTCGTTCCGTTCGACGATGAAAGGGACTGGCAAGAACCCATTCAATTCGGTCGTCGATTTCATCGCGCCGGACAAGTTTCAGATCCGGTCCGATCTGCCTAACGGCAAATCGATGGAGATGCGGATCATCGGGAAAGACACCTATATGAATGCGAACGGGAACTGGCAAAAGGTCCCGATCGATGTCGGGTCGCAGATACCGAACTTCCGCGAAACGTTCACTCGCGACGAGATCAATCGATTCAAGGAGATCGAATATGCGGGTGAGGATCAGGTTGACGGGACACCGGCCTATCTTTACAAATACAGCGGAGCGGCAATGAAGGGCGGCTCAGCATATACATCGAAAACCTGGGTCTCGAAGACCAGCGGACTTCCGCTGAAGATCATCGCGAACTACGAGACCGGCGATCTCAAGACGATGGAGATCGCTTACGACTACACGACGAAGATAACGATCGAAGCTCCGAAGTAAGGCTTTGTCAGACACCCTATGCTGATCGCACTAAACTGCCCAAAATGCAACGCAACGCTCGACATTGACGAGACGGCAAAGATCGTCGAATGCGGGCATTGCGGTGCCGTGTCGATGCTGACGGCCTCTGACGATACGCCCAGGCTTGAGATGCAAGCGACTCGGGAAGGGGCTAAACAGGAAGCGGGATTGATCGATCTGGTAGACCTGAAGGTCCATTACAAGATCGGAGGCGGGCTTTTTGGTACGCAAAAGATCGTAAAAGCCGTTGACGGTGTATCGTTCGGGATAAGAAAGGGCGAGACGCTTGGCCTCGTAGGGGAATCCGGCTGCGGCAAATCGACCTTGGGGAAGGCGATCCTGCGGTTGACCGAGCCGACCGGCGGCAAGGTCTTTTACAATGGAAAGGATCTGGCACATCTGCCGCATTCGGCGATGCGCGAACAGCGCAAGCATCTGCAGATGATCTTTCAGGACCCGTATGCCTCGCTTAACCCGCGGATGACCGTAGGTCAGATCATCGGCGAACCGCTGCGTACATTCGGCCTTTTTTCCGGATCCTCAGCCGATCTACGCGTTCAGGAACTTATGGAAACGGTCGGTCTCAGTCGCCGTTTCATCAAGCGGTACCCGCACGAGTTCTCGGGCGGCCAGCGCCAGCGTATCGGCATCGCCAGGGCGCTTGCGGTCGATCCGGAATTCATCGTCGCCGACGAGCCGATATCGGCT
The DNA window shown above is from Chloracidobacterium sp. and carries:
- a CDS encoding ABC transporter ATP-binding protein; this encodes MTNNGAILSVNDLKTYFHTDDGVVKAVDGISFELSKGETLGIVGESGSGKSVTNLSVMRLIPEPPGEIAGGSVIFDGIDVLGQPIDEVRKIRGRRIAMIFQDPMTSLNPFLKISTQLMEVTQLHLGHSKQQAREHAVKMLKTVGLSDAEERMESYPHEFSGGMRQRVMIAMALSCDPELLIADEPTTALDVTIQAQILELIKDLKARMGTSVILISHDLGVVAGMTDKIIVMYAGKVFEQAPTRELLAAPANPYTKGLLRSVPDPAHEQGKELYQIPGLPPDVAHLPPGCPFAERCDRAEDICRNEFPPFVELNAGHHSLCHFAQDVYRESLGEKEASRNGREQKV
- a CDS encoding ABC transporter permease → MTENVELAAGTSLWKDAWKRLVKNKLAVVGMAVLGLMVVAVVIGPAIIKALTGLEYDTMPAEGELLRSFPPSLRHPMGTDDSGRDLFARVLQGGRISLMVGIISTIVSLVVGVSYGAIAGYLGGRIDNVMMRIVDIIYAIPYILIVIVLLSVFGGPNTPGWIQKISTVFGGAGNQGLNQIFLLFFALGLVSWLTMARVVRGQILSLKNEEFVLAAKASGVSTFGIIFRHLVPNALGPVIVYATLTVPSVMLSEAFLSFLGIGVQPPYASWGSLAAEGIKNLAIFPWQLIFPGVTMALTLFSLNFVGDGLRDALDPQTRKF
- a CDS encoding dipeptide ABC transporter ATP-binding protein, coding for MQATREGAKQEAGLIDLVDLKVHYKIGGGLFGTQKIVKAVDGVSFGIRKGETLGLVGESGCGKSTLGKAILRLTEPTGGKVFYNGKDLAHLPHSAMREQRKHLQMIFQDPYASLNPRMTVGQIIGEPLRTFGLFSGSSADLRVQELMETVGLSRRFIKRYPHEFSGGQRQRIGIARALAVDPEFIVADEPISALDVSIQAQIMNLMEKLQAEKNLTYLFISHDLRAVRHLSDRVAVMYLGKIVELASGKDIYADPLMPYTKALISAVPLPDPEIEATRERIILKGDVPSPINPPNGCHFHTRCSYAIDACRQQVPKLVDIKPGHQAACIRISPEAPDIDANADAGLGAIGA